In the Fusarium falciforme chromosome 6, complete sequence genome, GAGCGAGACTTCATTATCGCCCCGAGCGCGTCCATACTCGGTTGAGGAACAAGACGTTCAAGTCTGAGCCCCTCGAGATGCTTCCTTACGGGTTTGATGCCAATTCGAGGGACCACTTGAGGGTTTCCCGTAAAGCTGGTCAGAATGTCGAGGGTAAGATAATTCAACTAGAGGAAGCGGACGAGGGGCCAGAGTTGAGGCTGAAGGATGGACCTGAATGATCATTGAAAGTGGTTTTGGGAACGTGTTGACGGACTAATAACTGGGACCAAAACCTGAATAGACCCTCTGACTCGGATCGGTAATGTTACGTTTGGAAGACTTTAGAAAACAGAGACATGCGCACCCCTAGGAGCTTAGGCTAAGTTTAGCAACTGGTCATGAAACTGCTCGCCCAGCAGAGTGGTCATAACAGAGGGACAGTACCTAGGTCATAATCCACACACCATTATGACTAGTAACTAACGAGTCCGTACCAATTAGACGGCCCGGAGAATAGTAGCGTCAAATTTCCTATTCGAACTCATCGCATACGAAGTGGATCGTCAAGGTGGAACGAGGCGGGCGGCCCGCCCGCCCGCCCGCCGAGCTCCTGCATGAGGTTATCCACGATGGCATCAACCCAGTTGAAACCCCACtactcttctcttctcaagCACTCCTGGCTCTCAAATCTCTACCAACATTACAAATCATGAGACCTCCTTCGTGTTTATTTAACTGCAGCTATGGCCCATGAGTTGACCTTCAGCTCACACAACTCCTTTTCTCTCAACTATGAGACCAACCCGAGCTCTTCGCTTCTTTAGCATGTCCACACAGACCCGCAAAGCCTTGGTAGTCAGAGAGCATGCTGAGAAGCTCTCTCTAGTTCAGGAGCAGTTGCCTATGCCTCGACCAGGTCCAAACCAAGCACTGGTCAAGGTCTCTACTGCAGCACAAAATCCAACTGATGTGCTATGTTTCGACAACATGATCTTCGGCAACGGAGCCGTTTTGGGCTGTGATTTTACCGGAACGGTGGAAGTCCTTGGAAGTAATGTCACGCGCTTGCAGCTTGGAGACACCATCGCCGGCCTTATCTGGGGAGGTACGTATTGACTATTTGATAAAGTTGCTGCTTAACTGACATCGTTAGGCGAGATCGAGGGCCAAGGAGCCTACAGTGAATACACGCTCGCCGACGAGAAGATCTGTTTCAAAGTCCCCGACAAGATCCCTCTCGAGCAGGCAGTCACTGTGCCGTTGGCCGCCACGACAGCATGGCTGGCCTTATTTCGGTCCCAGAGCCTTGCCATTGATCGAACTGCAGGGTCCGATGTGCAATTGCTCATATGGGCGGGAAGCAGTACGTAACTTTCCACGATTTACAGAATTACGTTGACATTCAGGTATCAGCTAGTGTTGGGCTCTACGCTGTTCAGATTGCGGCCCTATTCGGTTTTCAAGTTGCGACAGTGTGCAGTCCACGACATTTCCCGCTTCTTCACTCTCGCGGAGCCAAGTACATCTTCGACTACAAAGATCCTGACGTTATTCAGAAGATCCAAAAGGCCCTCCCTGGCATCAAGTACGTCTTTGACACCATCGGGACTGAAAGCTCGTCCGCAAGGGCATCTCGAGCCATGAGTGATTCAGGGGGTGTTTTATGCACCGTCCGTCCGGGCAAGGAGTTCACTGAAAGGGTCACATCACGGACCAAGGTAACTTCGGTTCTCGTATTTACCGCGTTCCTTAAGAACCACCAATTGGGCGCAGGCCTTTTCCCAGTAGGTTTTTCTCGAATGATTTAGGGACCTTGCTCTAATACTCTGGCTTAGGCGTCTGAGGAGGATCACCGGCTGGCCTCTGAATTCTATGAACAGCTCCCTCGCTTGCTTTCTGAGAAAAAAATCAGACCGAATACTCCATGGGTTATCAATGGGCTCGATGGGGTCACAGAGGGCTTTCAGGCTTACAGGGATGGTAAAATCTCTGGATACAAAGTCGTATATGATCTTAAGGGATAATCTTAGAAGGTGCTATGAATTAGCGAGACGGTTgtattttttctttagttaaaatTGGCTTTCTTTACTATCTGAGTTCAAATAGTACTGCTTAGCATAGGGTTGGTTTTCAAATCTGAAAGTGGTAGTAACCTGAAATCAGCTGAGGAACAACCACCAGCAAATGGCGAACTTAGCTGCTGAGTAATGAGCAATGCCCACTTGAGGGGGCTTGACCGCACTGAGGCTAAAAAAGAGACAAAAAGAAACATACAACACCCGGCATTCGCCAGTCGTCACCGACCTGACTACTACTCGGGCGCTCTTCAGGttatctatgggagagcggacgggatcccgagttctcTAAAGGCTGTGGTCGTATGTGCCTGTGACAAGATCAAACCGCATCATAACTGTGCTGCCGCAACTGGCCACACCCACTTGGATGCGATAGCGTGCAGCCCTTTGATGATGGCCCCTTCATCGAGGCGGACTGCAATAGCATGCACATTTTGTCGTCAACGGTGAGTTCAGGAATGGTGGTTTTTCCCGAGGCAATATCTAACATACGTTTGTGTTTGTATCAAAGAAAGAGGCGATGTGACGGTCGGCAACCACAATGCAAGACGTGCCGTGAAAAGGGGCTACAATGTGTTTATACCGAGACCGAGCCACAAGAGTAGGGATGCCAGTTTAGCACCGCTTCTTTGAACATCAAATGACTGAGCTTTGACAGTGAAGAAGGTCCTGTGGCCCAGTCGGCTCTCTTACAGCGTCTCGGTGCCATCGAAGCTCTTCTCAACCAACACTCGGCATCGATATCCGCTTTGGAAAGGAGATCTGAAACATCACCTGCCTCGGCTTCATTGCCCAGAACGGAGCCAGCAAGCACAACGTCGAACAATGAGTCTCCTCTTACCTGCGGCGATGCCATATCTCACATTGCCCCTTTCTTGGCAGGCAAGACATCAGAGACGAGGTTTCTAAACAACCAAGATGAAAACCTCCCCCCAATCACAATACCGCCAAAGCATCGGACGAGTGCAAGCCACCTTCTTCTCTTGCCCCAGATAGCACGTTTGACTGGTGAGTACCCAGAAGACTACTTTTTCGGGCTTGAAAATGCTCGCCCACGTGCACATTTTCTGCTGGAAGGATCCACAAACTCCTTGAATGATCATCCCAATATCGACAAGTCTTCTTGGGATTCTTATGTCAACGTCTTTTTTGACATAGTTCAACCATTTCACCCTTTCCTCAACGATCACGAACTTAGAGCGCAGTGCAAAGAGGTAAGGAGCCAGGGCTTCGGCCCTGACTCTAGATCTGCTCTTGTCATGGCTGTATTGGCTCTGGGCTCGACAGTTTCAGCTCCAGTCGGGACGCCACCTCGGCAAGGCGATAGCTCCCCAATGGACGTTAGTAGATCAATCTCCCCGGGATCCAGCAACCCAGACAGTACCATTGGCAACACCCTCATGCAAAGAGCATTGCGCATATTGTTTGCCTCTTGGATGGTATCGTTCGGTGGAGACGTCGTCATGTCCCAGGCATTGCTCCTGTGTGCCCTTTATTTCACCTATACGGTTGACCCCCTGATGGCTTGGCGACTCGTTCACATGGCTTCAACGAGTATCCAGCAAGTTTTGAATCAGTTAGGCCACCGTC is a window encoding:
- a CDS encoding PKS-ER domain-containing protein → MSTQTRKALVVREHAEKLSLVQEQLPMPRPGPNQALVKVSTAAQNPTDVLCFDNMIFGNGAVLGCDFTGTVEVLGSNVTRLQLGDTIAGLIWGGEIEGQGAYSEYTLADEKICFKVPDKIPLEQAVTVPLAATTAWLALFRSQSLAIDRTAGSDVQLLIWAGSTSVGLYAVQIAALFGFQVATVCSPRHFPLLHSRGAKYIFDYKDPDVIQKIQKALPGIKYVFDTIGTESSSARASRAMSDSGGVLCTVRPGKEFTERVTSRTKVTSVLVFTAFLKNHQLGAGLFPASEEDHRLASEFYEQLPRLLSEKKIRPNTPWVINGLDGVTEGFQAYRDGKISGYKVVYDLKG